In the genome of Mangifera indica cultivar Alphonso chromosome 9, CATAS_Mindica_2.1, whole genome shotgun sequence, the window ACCAGTAAGTCATTGGATTTTATGGCTACTGCACACTTTTGGGATATTGTCATTATTGAGTTGGTTATATATGTCCAAACATCTAAAAGTTCTAAAATGTCTCTCTCAATCTCTTCCCAGCTTAACACTCTACCATTCATTATTGAGTCATTAACTCCATTTATAATAATCAAACTATGGAGGTTGTTATTTTTGTACAACTggacttaaaaaaaattttagatggGTCATATGTCTATTCTTTTTTgaggaagagagagaaacacACCTCAAGTAAAGAGAAGCAAACATCAGGATAGTTTTCTGCATATCAAGCTTATCTTCTGGTTACTcttaatttatcttaaattgtttttttctctctactAATCCAAATCGAAGACTAAAATAAAACTGCTAAAGTTTCTTGAGGAAATGTTGTTTAACAGTTGATTAGCTTTTGACAAGAAAGCAATTTGCGGTGAAGAGTTTGAAATGCTAGAGGAATGACACATTTTGTATAGTGTTTTGAACTCAATTGAACTGTATGTTTCTAAGGATGTTTCACCTAGAGGGCCAACAATTTTCGTTACTAGCACTCCTCTTTCTACATGTCGTGGTTCTTGTTTTGATTGTTAGATTTGCACATTCTTTACTGTAATGGGACTGGGTCTACCTGTTTTATTATGAAGgctaatataataaatttattgctGCAGGTTGCATCACCACCAAGGAACTTGGGACTGTAATGAGGTCATTGGGCCAGAACCCCACTGAGGCAGAGCTCCAGGACATGATTAATGAGGTGGATGCTGATGGTAATGGGACAATTGATTTCCCTGAGTTCTTGAACCTGATGGCCAGGAAGATGAAGGATACTGATTCTGAGGAGGAGCTTAAGGAGGCATTTCGGGTTTTCGACAAGGATCAGAATGGTTTCATCTCAGCTGCTGAACTGCGCCATGTGATGACAAACCTAGGGGAGAAGCTCACCGATGAAGAAGTAGATGAGATGATAAGGGAAGCTGATGTGGATGGTGATGGCCAAATAAATTACGATGAATTTGTCAGGGTTATGATGGCTAAGTAATGATCCCACCCTCTAATGGCTAAGTAATGATCCCACTGTCTGAAATTTCCTTAAAGAAATCTTCTTTAAAAAGGAGTTGACGAATATGATGGGATTCCTAGTGgttataaatatttcaagtaTCGTttcagtttttatatatttttacttcttCTGTGAACCTAATCCAGCTTGCTAAACGTTGTTGCATGAATGACACTGCTACTTATCTATATTTCTCGACTTATTTGCAAATCCGGTTTTCCTGTTTAACAAGTTTATGATAAGAATTTGACTTTAGATCTTGCCTAATTTTTCCAGAGTTCAAAGTAAGTTACCTGGGCATTACTTATGTTTATGTTAGTTCCCAGAAGTGTTGAACATTTGTCTAAGAtgactcaatcacatgatgataattcatttgagaatttaattatgtacttaaaaacTAGggtcacataattttattattttcaaaatttgttcgTAACATCTTGTATCACACAAGGTTTTTGCTTGAGGAGCTTGAAGTCCATAAAGATGAATTTGCCCCATCCTTTGTTGTTGTGTGAAATAGCTAATAAGATATGTTCTATACATGGAAAAAATTCGTACATTAAGTATACAAAGTCTGAGTGCTTCATTATACTTTGTAAAACATCTTCTCTCCTtgactaaaatagaaaatttccAATTAGTATATATTTGGAACGCTTTGCAGTATACACATCATgtatttaaatatgtattttatgtaTGAAAATTGCTTTCATCTAAATAAATGTCCATTACCCTGTAAGCAACGAAACCTGTCAAAGGCATAATGTGaaatacttaaataatagataatctttaaaaaaaaatatttatcttatatttaatcCCAAGTCCTGACTTTTGGATGCAAATCCAGCGGATGAGTTTTCCCCGCGGAAATTGCGCGTAATGTGTTCCCAGATTTGCCTTTGATATTCCGGAATTGGATAACGATGCAAAGCAAAACAGTACATATTTATGGTCTTTTCGTGTTACAAAGAAACcctacaaaaagaaaagaaaatggcaaaagagaaaataaaataaggtaGATTTGATAAACTGCTTACGTCCGTTAACAAAGAAAATGATTGGTGGCAGGGAGGGCTGGTCATATAAAAGGCTGAGCTTGGTTTTGTCCGGAGAGAAAACGTGGCAATCTCaatccctctctctctctagtCGTTCgttttattttctattgtaAATTCGAAACCATTAATTTCTGAGCTAATGGCGGATCAACTCACCGATGATCAGATCTCCGAGTTCAAAGAAGCATTTAGCTTGTTTGACAAGGATGGCGACGGTTGGTCCATCTTCTAGATCTGCTTTTAAATATCCAAACTTCTCTGAGCGTTGTCaatgttttatattatgtttgCGCTTCTTTAGATTCGTTTTTTATCCGCGATGCtgttaaaaatgatttgatttctGTTTTGTGATTATCGAATGCTGTTTGTAGATCATGAGGCTCATGTTTCTTGAATCGATGAAATcgctttttatattttagaattttattttctgtaTGCTGATAATCTGTGGCCGAATCTTGAATATgcattttgtttttagtttttatatgagGATCCTATTGAACTGCTCAATAACATGTTTAATTCAACtatat includes:
- the LOC123226567 gene encoding calmodulin isoform X1 translates to MADQLTDDQISEFKEAFSLFDKDGDGCITTKELGTVMRSLGQNPTEAELQDMINEVDADGNGTIDFPEFLNLMARKMKDTDSEEELKEAFRVFDKDQNGFISAAELRHVMTNLGEKLTDEEVDEMIREADVDGDGQINYDEFVRVMMAK
- the LOC123226567 gene encoding calmodulin-2/4 isoform X2, yielding MRSLGQNPTEAELQDMINEVDADGNGTIDFPEFLNLMARKMKDTDSEEELKEAFRVFDKDQNGFISAAELRHVMTNLGEKLTDEEVDEMIREADVDGDGQINYDEFVRVMMAK